The Pseudomonas sp. SCB32 DNA window ACCATCGAACCGCGGAAGAATCACGCCTACCTGCTGGATGCTTTCGAGCGGCTCTGGGCCCAGGGCTCCCAGGCCAGGCTGTGCATCATCGGCCGGATCGGATGGAAGTGCGATGCGCTGATCGAGCGGATTCAAAGCCACCCGCAGCTCAACCAGCGACTGTTCATGTTCAACAAGCTCAATGATCGGGGGCTGGAGTACGCCTACGCGCATGCCCGTGCGCTGGTCTTCCCGTCATTCGTCGAAGGCTTCGGCCTGCCCCTGGTCGAAGCTATGCAGCGTCAGTTGCCGGTCATGGCCAGCGACATTCCGGTGTTCCGCGAGGTAGGCGGCGACTTCGTCGCGTACTTTGACCTCAAGCGCCCGGAAACCCTTGCTGCCCTGGTACAGGAATACGAGTCTACTGGCCGCTTCCCGGCGGCTCGCAGCGTGGCTGACTGGCGCTGGCTCGGCTGGCGCGATGCCAGCCAGCAGTTGGTGAGCCGGGTGCTGCATGCCCTGAAACGGCGCCGCGAGGTGTCGCGCGAAGTGGAAATGAGCTGACGTCAACGCGGCGCGCCGAATCGCTATTGGGTAGGACGCGGGCATTGCCTGTTGGGTGACTGCTGGTTGCCTGTTCGGCAGAGTGCGTGAGCGTGTCCGGAGAGTTCCGAGGCTGCAGGCGGAGGCTCGCTATCGCGAACTGTTCACCGCGGATGCAATGGGGCGTGTCTGGGCAGATCTGTATCGCAATCTGCTGGACGAAAAAGCGGAGAGGGAGATTCTGCTGCCCGAAGGCCGCTCTGGCTGAGCGGCCGGGGCAACAAACTTACAAACTACCAGTACAGTTACGGCGAGCCTGGAGAGAGTGGCTCAGTTGTACTGTTGAATCAGCGCCAGAACGGCTTGTTCAGCTCGGCGTAACGCTGGGCTTCGCTGATGCCGGCGTCGGCCAGCAGGCGGGAGTCCAGGCGGGCCAGCTGACGGCGGCTTTCCATGCGGCGCTGCCACAGGCGAACGGTGCCGACGAGGCCACGATGGGCGCTGGAGGTGCTACGGGTGGTGCTCAGGGCTGCGGAACCGAGGGTACGTTCCATGGTGGTCATCCTTCTCGCTTGTGACGAGAGTCAGTTGCTGAATTGATTGAGCATATGATCTGACTTTTTAGTCAGGGATGACAGGTACAGTTGCACAGTATTGCTGGTGGTCAGGCGATTGTTATTTTGAACTGTAATGGTGTTTTTCGGGGCAAACTGTACCGTTGCGCTCCATTCTGGTGCGCAATTGGTAGGCATCTGAGGTATTTCGAGGTTGCCGGCCGGGGAGGCGGCGGGGGGAGCTGAACAGTTGAGGCGGGATAAAAATCTGTTCAGGAGTGTTTTTACGTGGTTTTTTTTCGGCTGTAAACCCTCGCGGGCCATTCATTGCTGAATGGCCCGCAAAAGGCTCCGGATCAGCTCGCCGCCAGCATGTGGCCGCGCTCTTCCAGATTGATGTGCCACTCCAGGGCCTCGCGCAGGATGTGCGGGGTGTGGCCGCCGCGCTCGCAGGCGGCATCGAAGTAACTGTTCAGGGCGTCGCGGTAGGACGGGTGCACACAGTTGTCGATGATCACCCGGGCGCGCTCGCGCGGCGCCAGGCCACGCAGGTCGGCCAGTCCGACTTCGGTGACGAGGATGTCCACGTCGTGCTCAGTGTGGTCGACGTGGCTGACCATCGGCACCACGCTGGAGATGTTGCCGCCCTTGGCGATGGACTTGGTGACGAAGATGGCCAGGTGCGCGTTGCGGGCGAAGTCGCCCGAGCCGCCGATGCCGTTCATCATCTTGGTGCCGCCGACGTGGGTGGAGTTCACGTTGCCGTAGATGTCGAACTCCAGCGCGGTGTTGATGCCGATGATGCCGAGGCGACGGACCACTTCAGGGTGGTTGGAGATCTCCTGCGGACGCAGCACCAGCTTGTCCTTGTAGCGCTCCAGGTTGCCGAACACATCGGCGTTGCGGCGGGTCGACAGGGTGATGGAGCTGCCCGAGGCGAAGCGCAGTTTGCCGGCGTCGATCAGGTCGAAGGTCGAGTCCTGCAGTACTTCGGAGTACATGGTCAGGTTCTCGAAGGGCGACTCGATCAGGCCGCACATCACCGCGTTGGCGATGCTGCCGATGCCGGCCTGCAGCGGGCCGAGGCTGTTGCTCATGCGCCCGGCGTCCACTTCACGCTTGAAGAAGTCGATCAGGTGGTTGGCGATGCCCTGGGTCTCGTCGTCCGGCGGCAGCACGGTGGACGGGGAGTCTGCCTGGTCGTTGACGACGATGGCGACGATCTTTTCCGCCGGGATCGGGATGGCGGTGCTGCCGATGCGGTCGTCGACCTTGGTCAGCGGGATCGGCGTGCGGGTCGGGCGGTAGGTCGGGATATAGATGTCGTGCAGGCCTTCCAGGTTGGTGTTGTGCGCGACGTTGATCTCGACGATCACCTGCTTGGCGAAGATTGCGAAGCTGGCCGAGTTGCCCACCGAGGTAGTCGGCACGATGTGGCCTTCCTCGGTGATGGCCACGGCTTCGATGACGGCAATGTCCGGCAGCTTGAGCTGGTGGTTGCGCAGCTGTTCGACGGTCTCGGAGAGGTGCTGGTCGATGAACATCACTTCGCCGGCGTTGATCGCCTTGCGCAGGGTGCTGTCGACCTGGAAGGGCATGCGGCGGGCCAGCACACCGGCTTCGGTGAGCTGCTTGTCGAGGTCATTGCCCAGGCTGGCGCCGGTCATCAGGCTGATGCGCAGCGGCTCCTGCTTGGCGCGCTCGGCGAGGGCCTTGGGTACGGCCTTGGCTTCGCCGGCGCGGGTGAAGCCGCTCATGCCGACGGTCATGCCGTCCTGAATCAGGGCCGCGGCCTGGTCGGCAGTCATCACCTTGTCCAGCAGGGAGGACATACGCACGCGATCACGGAACATGGGGGAAACCTCGGGCAGTAGGGAGTGCAAGGCCGCCAGTCTAGGGACTCGGCGATTTTTGGCTCTTATACCAAGGTCGAAAAATCGCCCGGCCGGTCGCCTTCTTACTACCAAAGTCCAGAGGATTTCCCATTGCCGGAAAGCAAGACACCGGCGCGAGGCCGGTGTCTTGTGGATCGACGGTCGTCTTAGTCGACGGCCTTGACCATGTCTTCGATGACTTTCTTGGCGTCGCCGAAGACCATCATGGTCTTGTCCAGGTAGAACAGTTCGTTGTCCAGGCCGGCGTAGCCGCTGGCCATCGAGCGCTTGTTGACGATCACGGTCTTGGCTTTGTAGGCCTCGAGGATCGGCATGCCGGCGATCGGCGACTTCGGATCGTTCTTCGCGGCCGGGTTCACCACGTCGTTGGCGCCCAGTACCAGCACCACGTCGGTCTGGCCGAACTCGGAGTTGATGTCTTCCATCTCGAACACCTGCTCGTAAGGCACTTCGGCCTCGGCCAGCAGGACGTTCATATGACCCGGCATACGGCCGGCAACCGGGTGGATGGCGAACTTCACGGTGACGCCGCGATGGGTCAGCTTCTCAGCCAGTTCCATCAGCGCGTGCTGGGCACGGGCCACCGCCAGGCCGTAGCCGGGGACGATGATCACGCTGTCGGCGTTGGTCAGCAGGAACGAGGCATCGTCGGACGAGCCGGACTTCACCGGGCGGGCTTCCTTGGCACCAGCCGGGCCGCCAGCGTCCGCTTCGGCGCCGAAGCCACCGAGGATGACGTTGAAGAACGAGCGGTTCATCGCCTTGCACATGATGTAGGAGAGGATCGCGCCCGAAGAGCCCACCAGCGAACCGGCGATGATCAGCATCGAGTTGTTCAGCGAAAAGCCGATACCTGCCGCGGCCCAGCCGGAGTAGGAGTTCAGCATCGAGACAACCACCGGCATGTCC harbors:
- a CDS encoding NAD(P)(+) transhydrogenase (Re/Si-specific) subunit beta; the protein is MSMNLVTLLYLIASVCFIQALKGLSHPTSSRRGNLFGMVGMAIAALTTVALVFKISSEIATTGIVYVVVGLLIGGTAGSIMAKRVEMTKMPELVAFMHSMIGLAAVFIAIAAVVEPQSLGIVQNLGDTIPAGNRLELFLGAAIGAITFSGSVIAFGKLSGKYKFRLFQGAPVQFTGQHMLNLVLGLTTLGLGLLFMFTGNLTAFVVMLALAFILGVLIIIPIGGADMPVVVSMLNSYSGWAAAGIGFSLNNSMLIIAGSLVGSSGAILSYIMCKAMNRSFFNVILGGFGAEADAGGPAGAKEARPVKSGSSDDASFLLTNADSVIIVPGYGLAVARAQHALMELAEKLTHRGVTVKFAIHPVAGRMPGHMNVLLAEAEVPYEQVFEMEDINSEFGQTDVVLVLGANDVVNPAAKNDPKSPIAGMPILEAYKAKTVIVNKRSMASGYAGLDNELFYLDKTMMVFGDAKKVIEDMVKAVD
- a CDS encoding acetyl-CoA hydrolase/transferase family protein translates to MFRDRVRMSSLLDKVMTADQAAALIQDGMTVGMSGFTRAGEAKAVPKALAERAKQEPLRISLMTGASLGNDLDKQLTEAGVLARRMPFQVDSTLRKAINAGEVMFIDQHLSETVEQLRNHQLKLPDIAVIEAVAITEEGHIVPTTSVGNSASFAIFAKQVIVEINVAHNTNLEGLHDIYIPTYRPTRTPIPLTKVDDRIGSTAIPIPAEKIVAIVVNDQADSPSTVLPPDDETQGIANHLIDFFKREVDAGRMSNSLGPLQAGIGSIANAVMCGLIESPFENLTMYSEVLQDSTFDLIDAGKLRFASGSSITLSTRRNADVFGNLERYKDKLVLRPQEISNHPEVVRRLGIIGINTALEFDIYGNVNSTHVGGTKMMNGIGGSGDFARNAHLAIFVTKSIAKGGNISSVVPMVSHVDHTEHDVDILVTEVGLADLRGLAPRERARVIIDNCVHPSYRDALNSYFDAACERGGHTPHILREALEWHINLEERGHMLAAS
- a CDS encoding DUF1127 domain-containing protein, producing MERTLGSAALSTTRSTSSAHRGLVGTVRLWQRRMESRRQLARLDSRLLADAGISEAQRYAELNKPFWR